The Sporosarcina sp. Te-1 DNA window GATTTTGACCGGACGAAATTATTTGCCGATATGTATGAAGTGAAACGTTCGATTTTACATTTGCAGGGGTATATGTACCAGAATTTTAATATAGATGAAAATGGCACGGCATACCTCAAAATTACAAAAGAGATTTTGGAGAGCTTTGAAGTGTCCGTTGCGGAATCGTCCCAGCTTGTCGGCTCGCTCGGAAATGTCAAAGGGATTTGTGCTTGGGCCATCTTTGTCGAAGAGGAAGATCAAATCCGTGTCCGCTTGCGTTCAAAAGGGCCGACTATCAACACGCTGGCAGCCGAATATGGTGGAGGCGGACACCCGTTAGCGGCAGGGGCTTCAGTGTACTCTTGGCAGGAAGCCGACGAAGTGATAGGGAAGTTAAAGGAATTATGTACTAGTAACTAATAGAGGGGAAGGGGATTTTACATGGCGCTCGTCTATCCTCAACTCGTCACAGGATCCGATTTATTGCGGGGAATTATCAAACTGGCGGATCTAGTCCCGCTTCTCAAGGAGAGAGGTGCGGTCTCCGTCGCAATTGTGAATTCTAAATTGTATGGACTTCGAGCCTTTTATAAAGCAGTGAAGGAAAGTGGCATCCATCCAGTTTTTGGACTCTCCATCCAGCTTGAACTGCCTGAAACAAAAAATGTTCTTCTCTATGTTTATGCGAAAGATAATGCAGGCTACCGAAATTTATTGAAGATTAGCAGCGCGATCTCAACTCGTGAGCAGGAATCGTTGCCTTTAAAATGGCTGCAAGCTTACAGCCGGGGCTGCATCGTCGTTTGTCCTGTGACCGATCCATCATGGGATGGGGAGAATCTCCAGGTGAACTTGCAGGCTGTCCAGGCCGCTTGTCCCTCAGAAAGCTTATTTGTCGGCATTAGCAGGCCGGGTGGTGACCGGCATCATGCCGAAGAAGAACGGGTGGAACTTGCAGAACAGATGGGCCACCCGATCGCAGCTTGCCATGAGGCCAGATTTATCCAACAGAAAGATCAGTTTTCCTTTGAGGTCGCCGAGGCCATTCGATCCGGTTATAAATTGAATGATCCAATGAGACCGAAGTTTGCATACGAGTCCGCCTATATGCCGGAAGAGGAAGAATGGAAGCGATGGTTTGCGGACCGATTGGACTGGCTGGATACGACCTCTGAGCTTTTGTTGTCCTGCAATGCAGAGTTACCGCCGAGCCGTCCGCTCATGCCAGTCTTCCCTGTACCGGAAGGGGAAACGGCAAGGACCTTACTCGAGAAGCAGTGTTCGGCCGGGCTTACATTGCGTGTAGGGGAGCCTGCAAAAGAATATGTGGATCGTCTGAACTATGAAGTTGAAATCATTGCACAGATGGGATTTGCTGATTATTTTCTGATTGTAGAGGATTTCATGCGTTATGCAAGAGAAGAAGGCATTTTGACAGGGCCGGGTCGTGGGTCATCGGCCGGCTCATTAGTCGCTTTTTCCCTCGGTATCACCGATGTGGATCCCATCCGATATGGTCTCATTTTTGAACGCTTTCTCAATCCCGGCCGGGTGACGATGCCGGATATCGACATCGACTTTGCAGATCATCGACGCTCAGAAGTCATTGAATATGTCGCCCGGAAATATGGGAAGCATCATGTTGCGCAAATCATTACCTTTGGAACCCTTTCCGCCAAGTCGGTCGCTCGGAATGTTGCCCGTGTCTTTGACTTTTCAAACGAAGAAATGGCATTTTTATCACGTGAAATCCAAGATGGCCAGGGCAGAAGATTGCCTGAAATCGTCTCAAAATCGACGGCTTTACAAAAGTGGCTGGCCATCGATAGAACACGGGAGAAATGGCTATCTTCGGCCATATCTCTTGAGGGTCTTCCGCGTAATGCTTCGACCCACGCGGCAGGAGTGGTCCTGTCCCCAACCCCCCTTGTCGAGACTGTCCCTGTGCAAAATGGCGGGGAAAGCATTTATTTAACCCAGTGGGCGATGGGGGACGTAGAGGAGCAAGGGCTGCTGAAAATGGATTTCCTTGGTTTGCGGAATCTAACTTTGATGGACCGTATCCGTTCGATGATCGAATATGATACGGGCAAAAGGATTGATTTCAGTGCAATTCCGTTAACAGACCAAAAAACGTTCGAGTTGTTCCAACAGGGTGATATGACAGGCGTATTCCAGTTTGAATCAGGCGGGATGCGTGATGCGCTCCGGCTGATTTCACCGACTCAGTTCGAGGATTTATACGCCATTAATGCCTTATACCGTCCCGGTCCGATGGAGAACATTCCTTTGTATAGCAGGCGGAAGAAAGGGATGGAGCGGGTGGAATATATCCATCCTCTATTGGAGCCGGTCTTGAAAGAAACCTACGGCATCATTGTCTATCAGGAACAGATCATGCAAATTGCTGTTCGAGTTGCAGGTTTCTCAATGGCGGAAGCAGATTTGCTAAGACGAGCGATTAGCAAAAAGAAGCGAGAGATTCTGCAACAAGAGCGATTGCATTTCATTCAAAGCGCCGCTTCTAATCATGTGCCGGAGCAAACGGCGGCACAAATCTATGA harbors:
- a CDS encoding DNA polymerase III subunit alpha, with the protein product MALVYPQLVTGSDLLRGIIKLADLVPLLKERGAVSVAIVNSKLYGLRAFYKAVKESGIHPVFGLSIQLELPETKNVLLYVYAKDNAGYRNLLKISSAISTREQESLPLKWLQAYSRGCIVVCPVTDPSWDGENLQVNLQAVQAACPSESLFVGISRPGGDRHHAEEERVELAEQMGHPIAACHEARFIQQKDQFSFEVAEAIRSGYKLNDPMRPKFAYESAYMPEEEEWKRWFADRLDWLDTTSELLLSCNAELPPSRPLMPVFPVPEGETARTLLEKQCSAGLTLRVGEPAKEYVDRLNYEVEIIAQMGFADYFLIVEDFMRYAREEGILTGPGRGSSAGSLVAFSLGITDVDPIRYGLIFERFLNPGRVTMPDIDIDFADHRRSEVIEYVARKYGKHHVAQIITFGTLSAKSVARNVARVFDFSNEEMAFLSREIQDGQGRRLPEIVSKSTALQKWLAIDRTREKWLSSAISLEGLPRNASTHAAGVVLSPTPLVETVPVQNGGESIYLTQWAMGDVEEQGLLKMDFLGLRNLTLMDRIRSMIEYDTGKRIDFSAIPLTDQKTFELFQQGDMTGVFQFESGGMRDALRLISPTQFEDLYAINALYRPGPMENIPLYSRRKKGMERVEYIHPLLEPVLKETYGIIVYQEQIMQIAVRVAGFSMAEADLLRRAISKKKREILQQERLHFIQSAASNHVPEQTAAQIYDLIVKFADYGFPKSHAVAYSLISYQLAYLKANYTAYFYAALLSMATGNHEKIMELIREMKDHGISILPPSVSKSKYMHTVDKGSVRIGLGAIKGVTPTFYEVLRNARRTAGKWNTLFDMAAAIGGSLFQEKSIRPLIQAGALDEFGQNRAVLLASIEAAKNHAVFVSPEGDDLLYDVIFSIANPKYTPAGTMPTMKKLESEREVLGFYLSEHPAGEVKKTIGDRVVDIGSVAGISEKGYVIIAGLLIEVKRIRTKKGEAMAFLKMQDETGEISCTCFPKQYAAYSKFLDELSLLQLEGSVEQRHGQPQILVQAIKKL